The Aurantiacibacter arachoides genome window below encodes:
- a CDS encoding ribonuclease D, which produces MAVHFHEEDLPEGVLADGPIAVDTETMGLITPRDRLCVVQLSDGQGDEHLVRFGRGSAFDAPNLKAVLADPSRVKIYHFARFDLAAIQFYLGVMAAPVFCTKIASKLTRTYTDRHGLKVLLSDHLQVDISKQQQSSDWGAPQLSDAQREYAASDVRYLHRLREVMSARLDREGRTALAQACFDFLPARALLDIAGWADKDIFSHE; this is translated from the coding sequence GGCTGTTCATTTCCACGAAGAAGACCTCCCGGAAGGCGTGCTCGCCGATGGCCCGATCGCCGTCGATACAGAGACCATGGGCCTCATCACCCCGCGCGACCGGCTGTGCGTCGTGCAGTTGTCCGATGGGCAGGGTGACGAGCACCTGGTGCGGTTCGGCAGGGGCAGCGCCTTTGACGCGCCCAACCTGAAGGCGGTGCTGGCCGATCCTTCGCGGGTGAAGATCTACCACTTCGCGCGATTCGATCTGGCCGCGATCCAGTTCTATCTGGGCGTGATGGCAGCGCCGGTGTTCTGCACCAAGATCGCCAGCAAGCTGACTCGCACCTACACCGATCGCCACGGATTGAAGGTATTGTTGTCGGATCACCTTCAGGTGGACATTTCCAAGCAGCAGCAGTCATCGGACTGGGGCGCCCCGCAATTGTCCGACGCGCAGCGCGAATATGCCGCCAGCGACGTGCGCTACCTGCATCGCCTGCGCGAGGTGATGAGCGCCCGGCTGGACCGCGAGGGCCGCACCGCATTGGCGCAGGCGTGCTTCGATTTCCTGCCCGCACGCGCCCTGCTCGACATCGCGGGCTGGGCGGACAAGGATATTTTCAGCCACGAGTAA